The following coding sequences are from one Gossypium hirsutum isolate 1008001.06 chromosome A12, Gossypium_hirsutum_v2.1, whole genome shotgun sequence window:
- the LOC107929552 gene encoding MAG2-interacting protein 2 isoform X2 produces MEESVREVLFEARHHASRPFTSNYPPLPLQQSSEAEKGGFLSFLSSRGVSQLKEKLVGNKNPKKIKKPVSLIVSPRGERVAVAAGNQVTILRKEDDYQEPFGIFTSHSIISCTCGAWSESQDILGIVDHADVVYFIKANGEEITRITTRHLKVSSKVIGLIAPDESDVKQSFFFTVLTSDGAFHQIEINQEPSASIFSSTINSGLALKKQFPQNVFCFDYYPELSLLLVVGSAGGNSITADRKSGSCYLSLWRKGQDLVLEPVASTQFEGLYGEQRGYAAHLAYPKVLISPQGNYIATLDMNGCLHIFKLDKESCLVTSFAFRVRTNSQVTDELLNGCSEILADIVDFTWWSDHILTLGKRNGFVTMLDILSGLKLIENEPVYSQPVLERVQQSEGYLFVLESLSSENEFDLSTSNRITHDLDQREETSENGSNLSDISKLHWSLRSFSERSVPEMYKILIGSSKHQAALDFADRHGLDRDEVLKSQWLGSGQGINDIHALLSNIKDKVFVLYECVNKVGSSEEVAKALLAFGLQLTNGYKFSESNSQESDEIWDFRMSRLQLLQFHDRLETFIGINMGRFPVQEYSKFRVMPMNEAAIALAETGKIGALNLLFKRHPYSLVRFMLDILAAIPETIPVQTYAQLLPGKSPPASTAMREEDWVECDKMVSFINKLPENHDIGSQIRTEPVVKRLLGSFWPSTDDLAVWYKNRARDIDSYSGLLDNCLCLIDFACQKGVYGLKQFHEDISYLHQLVYADNDGEISTSMSLVAWEQLSDYEKFRTMLQRCKEENVVESLRNKAIPFMHKRSHSVTLATQQHTADGHSEVDHTKGESFLVRWLKEISLANKFDLCLMVIEEGCRELRSCGFFKNEVEVVDCALQCVYLFTVTDRWSTMSAILSKLPHKQDSEICIGILDQRCKVAEGHIEAGRLLAFYQVPKPMNFFLEAHLDEKGVKQIIRLILSKFIRRQPGRSDNEWANMWRDMLCLQEKAFPFLDLEYLLTEFCRGLLKAGKFSLARSYLRGTSSASLATEKTENLVIQAAREYFFSASSLSCSEIWKAKECLNLFPSSRNVKAEADIIDALTVKLPYLGVTLLPVQFRQIKDPMEIIKMAVTSQAGAYLHVDELIEVAKLLGLSSLDEISAVEEIIAREAAVSGDLQLAFDLCLVLAKKGHGLVWDLCAALARGPLENMEISSRKQLLGFALSHCDEESISELLLAWKDLDMQGQCETLMTLTGTNAPNFSIQGSSVISLPGYSIQDIVDLKNSSELADGFNGADQENHFSSIKNTLSLVAKNLPVENGTNWDLILQENGKILSFAAIQLPWLLELTRKEDYSKKFTSGLIPGKQYVSVRTQTVITILSWLARNGFAPRDDLIASLAKSILEPPATEEEDVIGCSFLLNLVDAFSGVQVIEEQLRTRENYLETCSIMNVGMTYSILHNTGVDCEGPTQRRELLLGKFREKNKPLNADDINRIDAVQSSFWREWKLKLEEKKRVTEHSRFLEQIIPGVETTRFLSGDASYIESVIFSLIESLTLEKKHILKDILRMADTYGLNRAEVILRYITSILISEIWTNDDIMAEISEIKGEILDNAAETIKTVSLIVYPAVDGCNKHRLAYIYNLLSDCYKKLEESKEPLPMILSDQPHALSLGLVHYYKVIEQECKRISFVKDLNFKNITGLGGLNLQCFSSEVYAHTNEFSLEALSEMVKTLVIVYRDSVPEGLISWQDVRKHYILHLLTKLNDRFRTEFSTKNPEIFLNISSELEHIYDLCRKHIILLEPSEALDIMKQYFIVILPPDGAYENLPDNSTWQDCLIFLLNFWIRLTEEMQEFASAEISVEKIKFHPGCLMSCLKVFMRLVMEDSVSPSQSWSTIVDYVKNGLISDPSRDIFTFCRAMIFSGCGFASISEVFVEALQHHANTVTASAETEFQHLSHLYLKVLEPILQDLANGSREHQKLYQLISSLSNLEGDFNELKKVRCAVWERLARFSEDLLLASNVRVHVLELLQFIAGKSVKGLSSELQLNVHPWVGWDESLCANNKSQITSNDGLPEQIDTSSRFTSTLVALRSSQLMTAISPGFEITPDDLSSVDTAVSCFLKLCAVANADPHLDVLVVILEEWEGLFMIKKEEEASPELSNAENSWSDDWDEGWESFQEIEALEREKKGDSLLIHPLHESWTEIFKLLIKASRVKDVLKLIDQSILKPGGVLLDEGDARNLNDIILGMDCFMASKMMLLLPYEGLQVESLTALGNKMKQGTSDIANDHEFLTLILSSGILSTVINKSSFGTIFSYVCYLVGNFSHRFQEAQLPKLRKEGSNEHGNTKGDISFLFARILFPTFISELVKADQLILAGFMITKFMHTNASFRLINIAEASLRRYLEGQFQVQEHNKVALDETSCYEPLKNTVSSLRDKLGNSLQSALSLLPKNESNG; encoded by the exons ATGGAGGAATCTGTTAGAGAAGTGCTATTCGAAGCACGTCATCACGCCTCCCGGCCTTTCACTTCCAATTATCCTCCTCTTCCTCTTCAACAG TCAAGTGAAGCTGAGAAAGGCGGTTTCTTATCGTTTCTTTCCTCTCGAG GTGTAAGTCAGCTGAAAGAGAAATTGGTTGGCAATAAGAATccgaagaaaataaaaaaaccagTGTCATTGATTGTATCCCCTAGAGGTGAGCGTGTCGCTGTGGCTGCTGGAAATCAAGTCACTATATTGCGCAAGGAGGATGATTACCAGGAACCTTTTGGCATTTTTACTA GTCACAGCATTATTTCGTGTACATGTGGAGCTTGGTCAGAATCTCAAGATATCCTTGGAATCGTTGATCATGCTGATGTAGTGTATTTTATTAAAGCAAATGGTGAAGAGATAACAAGGATTACTACGAGACATCTAAAAGTATCTTCAAAAGTAATAGGTCTGATTGCACCGGATGAGTCTGATGTAAAACAGTCTTTCTT CTTCACCGTTTTGACATCTGATGGAGCTTTTCATCAAATTGAGATCAATCAAGAGCCAAGTGCCTCTATTTTCTCCTCTACAATCAACAGTGGCTTAGCTTTAAAAAAGCAATTCCCTCAGAATGTTTTCTGCTTTGACTATTATCCAGAACTTTCTTTGCTTCTTGTTGTTGGCAGTGCTGGTGGCAACTCCATTACTGCTGATAGGAAATCTG GATCCTGTTATCTTTCTCTTTGGCGTAAAGGTCAGGATTTGGTTTTGGAGCCTGTAGCCTCTACTCAATTTGAGGGCCTTTACGGTGAGCAACGAGGTTATGCAGCTCATCTTGCCTACCCAAAGGTGTTAATCTCACCCCAAGGAAATTATATTGCCACTTTGGATATGAATGGATGTTTGCATATCTTTAAGCTGGATAAAGAAAGCTGTTTGGTTACGAGTTTTGCTTTCAGAGTGAGAACTAATTCTCAAGTGACTGATGAACTGTTAAACGGATGCTCAGAAATTTTAGCTGACATTGTTGATTTTACTTGGTGGTCTGACCACATTCTTACTCTTGGTAAACGAAATGGCTTTGTTACCATGCTTGACATTCTTAGTGGTCTGAAACTAATAGAGAATGAACCTGTATATTCTCAGCCTGTTTTAGAAAGGGTACAGCAGTCTGAAGGATATCTTTTTGTTTTAGAGAGTTTATCATCTGAAAATGAGTTTGATTTATCTACTAGTAATAGAATAACACATGACTTGGATCAAAGAGAGGAAACTTCTGAAAATGGATCCAATCTATCTGACATTTCTAAGTTGCATTGGAGTTTGAGATCTTTCTCAGAAAGATCTGTTCCTGAAATGTATAAGATACTAATTGGTAGTTCCAAGCATCAAGCTGCCTTGGACTTTGCTGATCGTCATGGACTGGATAGGGATGAAGTTCTAAAGTCACAGTGGTTGGGTTCTGGCCAAGGAATAAATGACATACATGCCTTATTGTCAAACATTAAAGATAAAGTTTTTGTGCTTTATGAGTGTGTAAATAAAGTTGGGTCATCAGAAGAAGTAGCAAAGGCTTTACTTGCATTTGGCCTGCAGTTAACTAACGGATACAAATTCTCTGAATCAAACAGCCAAGAATCTGATGAGATTTGGGATTTCCGTATGTCTAGACTTCAGCTGTTGCAATTCCATGACAGGTTGGAAACATTTATTGGGATAAACATGGGCAG GTTTCCCGTGCAGGAATACAGCAAGTTCCGTGTTATGCCAATGAATGAAGCAGCCATTGCACTTGCTGAAACGGGGAAAATTGGGGCTTTAAACCTCCTGTTCAAGCGTCATCCTTATTCACTTGTTCGTTTCATGTTAGATATTTTGGCCGCTATTCCTGAAACAATTCCTGTGCAAACATATGCGCAGCTGCTTCCTGGAAAGTCTCCTCCTGCAAGTACTGCTATGAGGGAAGAAGATTGGGTTGAATGTgacaaaatggtaagttttattaATAAGTTACCTGAGAACCATGATATTGGGAGTCAAATTAGAACTGAACCTGTTGTCAAGAGATTGCTAGGATCTTTTTGGCCTTCAACAGATGACCTTGCAGTTTGGTATAAGAATAGAGCTAGAGATATTGATTCCTACAGTGGGTTGCTAGACAACTGCCTCTGCTTGATTGACTTTGCTTGCCAGAAGGGTGTCTACGGGTTAAAGCAGTTTCATGAGGACATCTCATACCTGCACCAGCTGGTTTATGCTGATAATGATGGTGAGATAAGTACCAGCATGAGTCTTGTTGCATGGGAACAATTATCTGACTATGAAAAATTTAGAACAATGCTTCAAAGGTGCAAAGAGGAAAATGTTGTTGAATCATTACGGAATAAGGCAATTCCATTTATGCACAAAAGGTCCCATAGTGTTACCTTGGCTACCCAACAGCACACTGCAGATGGCCATTCCGAAGTAGATCATACTAAGGGTGAGTCATTTCTGGTTAGATGGCTAAAAGAGATATCTTTGGCCAATAAATTTGATTTATGCTTGATGGTTATTGAGGAAGGGTGCAGGGAGCTCCGAAGCTGTGGCTTCTTCAAGAATGAGGTTGAAGTTGTAGATTGTGCTCTGCAATGTGTATACTTATTTACAGTTACAGATAGGTGGAGTACCATGTCTGCAATATTATCAAAGCTTCCGCATAAACAAG ATTCTGAAATATGCATTGGCATCCTTGATCAAAGATGTAAAGTGGCAGAAGGCCATATAGAAGCAGGGAGACTTTTGGCCTTTTACCAG GTCCCAAAACCAATGAATTTTTTCTTAGAAGCCCATTTGgatgaaaaaggtgtaaaacagATTATTCGCCTCATACTCTCAAAATTTATCCGCCGACAGCCTGGCCGGTCTGATAATGAGTGGGCAAACATGTGGCGTGATATGCTGTGCTTGCAGGAGAAGGCTTTTCCTTTTCTGGACCTTGAATATCTGTTAACGGAGTTCTGCAGAGGACTGTTAAAAGCAGGGAAGTTTTCTCTTGCAAGAAGTTACTTAAGGGGTACGAGTTCAGCATCCTTGGCAACAGAAAAAACAGAAAATCTTGTTATTCAAGCTGCAAGGGAGTATTTCTTCTCAGCTTCAAGTCTATCTTGCTCTGAA ATCTGGAAGGCTAAGGAATGTCTGAACTTATTTCCAAGTAGCAGAAATGTTAAAGCAGAGGCTGATATTATTGATGCACTTACTGTTAAACTTCCATACCTTGGAGTGACTCTTCTACCAGTGCAATTTAGGCAAATAAAAGATCcaatggaaattattaaaatggcAGTCACAAGTCAAGCTGGAGCTTATCTACATGTTGATGAACTAATTGAGGTTGCCAAACTTCTTGGATTGAGCTCCTTGGATGAAATATCAGCCGTGGAGGAAATTATTGCTAGGGAAGCTGCAGTTTCAGGTGATCTGCAGTTGGCCTTCGATCTCTGCCTTGTTCTGGCCAAGAAGGGTCATGGTCTTGTTTGGGATTTATGTGCTGCTCTAGCAAGGGGTCCTCTTGAGAATATGGAAATTAGTTCTCGAAAGCAGCTACTGGGTTTTGCTTTGAGCCATTGTGATGAGGAGTCAATTAGTGAGTTGCTCCTTGCATGGAAAGATTTAGACATGCAAGGGCAGTGTGAGACTTTGATGACGTTGACAGGGACCAATGCTCCAAATTTCTCCATTCAAGGTTCCTCAGTAATCTCACTTCCAGGTTACAGTATTCAAGATATTGTCGACCTGAAAAATTCATCTGAACTGGCTGATGGGTTTAATGGTGCTGATCAAGAAAATCATTTCAGTAGCATTAAAAATACGCTTTCTCTTGTTGCTAAAAATCTGCCTGTTGAAAATGGGACAAATTGGGATCTGATTTTGCAAGAAAATGGAAAGATTTTATCTTTTGCTGCAATACAACTTCCATGGTTGCTTGAATTAACTAGAAAAGAAGATTACAGTAAGAAATTTACTTCTGGCTTGATTCCTGGGAAGCAATATGTAAGTGTAAGAACACAAACTGTGATAACTATTTTGTCCTGGTTGGCGAGGAATGGTTTTGCTCCTAGAGATGATTTGATTGCTTCTCTGGCAAAATCAATTTTAGAACCACCAGCTACTGAAGAGGAAGATGTCATTGGTTGTTCCTTCCTATTAAATCTTGTGGATGCTTTTAGTGGTGTACAAGTAATTGAAGAGCAGCTTAGAACAAGGGAAAACTACCTTGAAACGTGTAGTATTATGAATGTTGGAATGACCTATAGCATATTACATAATACTGGAGTTGATTGTGAAGGTCCTACTCAGAGGAGAGAGCTGCTACTCGGGAAGTTTAGAGAAAAGAATAAGCCACTTAATGCTG ATGACATAAATAGGATCGATGCAGTACAATCCTCATTTTGGAGGGAATGGAAACTGAAATTAGAAGAGAAAAAGCGTGTCACCGAACATTCTAGATTCTTAGAGCAAATAATTCCTGGGGTTGAAACTACACGTTTTCTGTCTGGTGATGCCAGTTACATTGAGAGTGTCATTTTTTCTCTAATTGAATCTTTGACATTGGAGAAGAAGCACATTTTAAAGGATATTTTGAGAATGGCTGATACCTATGGCCTAAACAGAGCTGAG gtAATACTCAGGTACATAACTTCAATCCTTATTTCTGAGATCTGGACCAATGATGACATCATGGCTGAGATCTCAGAAATTAAGGGAGAAATACTTGATAATGCTGCTGAAACTATCAAAACTGTATCATTGATCGTATACCCTGCAGTTGATGGTTGTAATAAGCATCGCCTTGCTTACATCTATAACCTCCTCTCTGACTGCTATAAGAAGTTAGAGGAAAGCAAAGAACCTTTACCAATGATACTCTCGGATCAACCACATGCATTATCTTTGGGATTAGTTCATTATTACAAGGTTATTGAGCAAGAATGTAAAAGAATTTCCTTTGTGAAAGACCTAAACTTCAAAAATATTACTGGATTAGGTGGTTTGAATCTGCAGTGTTTCAGTAGTGAAGTCTATGCTCATACCAATGAATTTAGCTTGGAAGCTTTGTCTGAAATGGTAAAGACTCTGGTCATTGTCTACAGGGATTCAGTGCCTGAGGGTCTCATATCATGGCAGGATGTCCGCAAACATTATATACTGCATTTATTGACAAAATTGAATGATAGATTTAGAACAGAGTTTAGCACTAAGAACCCTGAAATTTTTCTGAACATAAGCAGTGAACTTGAGCATATATATGACTTGTGTAGAAAACATATTATACTCTTAGAACCTTCAGAGGCATTGGATATTATGAAGCAATATTTCATTGTAATCTTACCTCCAGATGGTGCGTATGAGAATCTACCTGATAACTCGACATGGCAAGACTGCTTGATCTTCCTTTTGAATTTCTGGATCAGGTTGACCGAAGAAATGCAAGAATTTGCTTCCGCTGAGATTTCTGTAGAGAAAATCAAGTTCCACCCAGGTTGCTTAATGAGTTGTTTAAAGGTTTTCATGAGGTTGGTAATGGAGGACTCTGTTTCTCCTAGTCAGAGCTGGAGCACCATTGTTGACTATGTCAAAAATGGTTTAATCAGTGACCCTtctagagacattttcactttCTGCAGAGCTATGATATTTTCTGGCTGTGGTTTCGCTTCTATTTCAGAAGTATTTGTTGAAGCACTGCAACACCATGCAAACACTGTAACTGCATCAGCTGAAACTGAGTTCCAGCATCTTTCCCATCTTTATTTGAAAGTGCTAGAACCAATTTTACAGGATTTGGCTAATGGATCTCGGGAACACCAGAAATTATATCAGTTGATATCATCTCTGAGCAATTTAGAGGGTGATTTCAACGAGTTAAAGAAAGTCAGGTGTGCAGTTTGGGAAAGACTTGCCAGATTCTCTGAAGATTTGCTGCTAGCTAGTAATGTTCGAGTTCATGTCTTAGAGCTTTTGCAATTTATCGCTGGTAAAAGTGTGAAGGGTTTATCTTCTGAGCTGCAGCTAAATGTTCATCCATGGGTAGGGTGGGATGAGTCACTATGTGCTAATAACAAGAGCCAAATTACTTCAAATGATGGGTTGCCTGAGCAAATAGATACTTCCAGCAGGTTTACAAGTACTTTAGTTGCCCTGAGATCATCTCAACTTATGACAGCCATTTCTCCTGGCTTTGAAATCACCCCCGATGACCTCTCAAGTGTTGATACGGCAGTTTCTTGCTTCTTAAAATTGTGTGCCGTTGCCAATGCAGATCCTCATCTCGATGTTTTGGTAGTCATTTTGGAAGAGTGGGAAGGGCTTTTCATGATTAAGAAAGAAGAGGAAGCCTCTCCAGAATTATCTAATGCAGAAAATAGCTGGAGCGATGATTGGGATGAAGGATGGGAGAGCTTTCAGGAAATTGAAGCtttggagagagaaaagaaaggggatTCGCTTTTGATCCATCCTTTACACGAGTCTTGGACAGAGATTTTCAAGCTCCTTATTAAAGCATCTCGAGTTAAAGATGTCTTAAAGCTGATTGACCAATCCATATTAAAACCCGGTGGAGTATTACTTGATGAAGGCGATGCAAGGAACTTGAATGACATCATACTCGGAATGGATTGTTTCATGGCTTCAAAGATGATGCTTTTACTTCCTTATGAAGGGTTGCAGGTGGAATCTTTGACTGCACTCGGAAACAAGATGAAACAAGGTACTTCTGACATTGCCAACGACCACGAGTTCTTAACGCTAATCCTCTCCTCAGGGATTTTATCAACTGTCATCAACAAATCTTCCTTTGGCACTATTTTCTCCTATGTCTGCTATTTGGTAGGCAATTTCTCTCATCGGTTCCAAGAAGCACAATTGCCAAAGCTTAGAAAGGAAGGAAGCAATGAACATGGAAACACCAAGGGAGACATCTCGTTTCTATTTGCAAGAATCTTGTTCCCCACATTCATATCGGAGCTCGTTAAGGCTGATCAGCTGATTCTAGCAGGATTTATGATCACAAAATTCATGCACACAAATGCTTCATTTAGACTCATCAACATTGCAGAGGCAAGTCTTAGAAGATACTTGGAGGGACAATTCCAGGTACAAGAACACAACAAGGTTGCCCTTGATGAAACGAGTTGTTACGAACCATTGAAGAACACAGTTTCAAGCTTGAGAGACAAGTTAGGGAACTCACTTCAATCTGCTTTGTCACTACTTCCTAAGAATGAAAGCAATGGATAA